One Polyodon spathula isolate WHYD16114869_AA unplaced genomic scaffold, ASM1765450v1 scaffolds_769, whole genome shotgun sequence genomic window carries:
- the LOC121308787 gene encoding vascular endothelial zinc finger 1-like isoform X1, translating into MEPSWSTFLFQANEALHHQHQVAQNSLLPLLNSVSDQPDQKPSLPIPLEQKPPSSSSEHLKDNVGPGGGGGQVAGTIKKEHKTKTPFICGYCNKAFRDSYHLRRHESCHTGVKMVSRPKKTAQTAPTMVPLISSPIPRENSSTPSYVSTIAGLLTTATTSVSTGSSIMSPGIMGNVQHPPPGAATTAPPKKPAKPVKKNHGCDMCGKAFRDVYHLNRHKLSHSDEKPFECPICQQRFKRKDRMTYHVRSHEGGINKPYICSVCGKGFSRPDHLSCHVKHVHSTERPFKCQVTACTAAFATKDRLRSHMIRHEGKMTCNICGKMLSVAYFTSHLKTHGQSNFNTSCNKGLGDWIWNTLGERKDSSDVCNSASATPVTASAPITTGMSRCSMSNPVTIAAQMNISTSTVNIASPVNLPHPVTIATAPMNIAHPVAISTPMSLSSAMNITGPLNIAMRPMESMPFLSQVLPSSPPW; encoded by the exons ATGGAGCCGAGCTGGAGTACCTTCTTATTTCAG GCGAACGAAGCCTTGCATCACCAGCACCAGGTGGCTCAGAACAGCCTCCTCCCGCTGTTGAACTCTGTGTCCGATCAGCCTGACCAGAAGCCCAGCCTGCCCATCCCCCTGGAGCAGAAGCCCCCCTCGAGCTCCTCCGAGCACCTCAAAGACAATGTGGGGCCCGGAGGAGGAGGGGGGCAGGTCGCGGGCACCATCAAGAAGGAGCACAAAACCAAAACGCCCTTCATCTGCGGCTACTGCAACAAGGCCTTTAGGGACAGCTACCACCTGCGCAGGCATGAGTCGTGCCACACGGGAGTCAAGATGGTGTCGCGGCCGAAGAAGACGGCCCAGACTGCTCCCACCATGGTGCCCCTCATCTCCTCCCCGATCCCCCGGGAGAACAGCAGCACCCCATCCTACGTGTCGACCATTGCGGGCCTCCTCACCACTGCCACCACCTCGGTGTCCACGGGCTCTAGCATCATGTCTCCCGGCATCATGGGCAACGTGCAGCACCCTCCGCCTGGCGCCGCCACCACTGCTCCACCGAAGAAGCCCGCCAAGCCGGTGAAGAAGAACCACGGCTGTGACATGTGCGGCAAGGCCTTCCGCGACGTCTACCACCTTAACAGGCACAAGCTGTCCCACTCTGACGAGAAGCCCTTCGAGTGCCCCATCTGCCAGCAGCGCTTCAAGAGGAAGGACCGCATGACCTACCACGTGAGGTCCCACGAGGGCGGCATCAACAAGCCCTACATCTGCTCGGTCTGTGGGAAAGGCTTCTCCAG GCCTGATCATTTGAGCTGTCATGTGAAGCACGTCCATTCCACAGAAAGACCCTTCAAATGCCAAGTCACG gctTGTACAGCAGCTTTCGCTACCAAAGACAGACTTCGCTCTCACATGATTCGCCATGAAGGGAAAATGACCTGTAATATCTGTGGGAAGATGCTGAGCGTAGCCTACTTCACCAGCCATTTGAAAACACACGGTCAAAGCAACTTCAACACATCCTGTAACAAAG GATTAGGTGACTGGATTTGGAACACGTTGGGGGAAAGAAAAG ACTCTAGTGACGTTTGCAACTCTGCTTCCGCGACTCCGGTCACTGCATCGGCCCCGATCACCACCGGCATGAGCCGCTGCAGCATGAGCAACCCCGTCACCATCGCGGCTCAAATGAACATTAGCACCAGCACGGTGAACATCGCCTCTCCGGTCAACCTGCCGCACCCGGTGACCATCGCCACCGCGCCCATGAACATCGCGCACCCCGTCGCCATCTCCACCCCCATGTCTCTGTCCAGCGCCATGAATATAACCGGCCCGTTAAATATAGCGATGCGACCCATGGAAAGCATGCCTTTTCTTTCCCAGGTGCTGCCTTCCTCCCCTCCCTGGTAG
- the LOC121308791 gene encoding gap junction gamma-1 protein: MGDWSILGRFLTEVQNHSTVIGKIWLTMLLIFRILLVTLVGDAVYSDEQSKFTCNTLQPGCNNVCYDTFAPVSHLRFWVFQIILVSTPSIFYIVYVLHKIAKDKSLELQEARKQLLHKALPPQVEQHEEDMSSSERADYHSEGLTQGSEPAQQTLLDEEIREVSKDPTKLSRKVLLIYIVHVILRSLMEVGFLVGQYHLFGFKVPHLFLCVTHPCPNTTDCFVSRATEKTIFLNFMFGVSLGCFLLNLVELHYLGWLYIFRVLCSACCESEKREHTNQHPEHNPLLLQLKESLQEQLVLGTAPGLSQEKPRYLPSHPTTISLEMDSTLEYTSKKSPEDEEHAKPKLAKLGKSKKSWL, from the coding sequence ATGGGGGATTGGTCCATTCTTGGGCGCTTTCTAACAGAGGTCCAGAACCACTCCACGGTGATCGGGAAGATCTGGCTCACCATGCTCCTCATCTTCCGCATCCTGCTGGTCACTCTGGTGGGGGACGCGGTGTACAGCGACGAGCAGTCCAAGTTCACCTGCAACACCTTGCAGCCCGGCTGCAACAATGTCTGCTACGACACTTTCGCCCCCGTGTCGCACCTGCGCTTCTGGGTCTTCCAGATCATCCTGGTGTCCACGCCATCCATCTTCTACATCGTCTACGTCCTCCACAAGATCGCCAAGGACAAGTCGCTGGAGCTCCAGGAAGCTCGCAAACAGCTGCTCCACAAAGCCCTTCCTCCCCAAGTGGAGCAGCATGAAGAGGACATGAGCTCCAGCGAGCGCGCGGACTACCACAGCGAGGGACTCACGCAGGGCAGTGAGCCAGCGCAGCAGACCCTTTTGGACGAGGAGATCAGAGAGGTGAGCAAAGATCCCACTAAACTCTCAAGGAAGGTGCTGCTGATCTACATCGTCCACGTCATCCTGAGGTCCTTGATGGAGGTCGGCTTCTTGGTGGGCCAGTATCACCTGTTCGGGTTCAAGGTGCCCCACCTGTTCCTCTGCGTGACCCACCCCTGCCCCAACACAACTGATTGCTTCGTGTCCAGGGCCACCGAGAAAACCATCTTCCTCAACTTTATGTTCGGGGTGAGCCTGGGCTGCTTTCTCCTGAACCTTGTGGAGCTGCACTACCTGGGCTGGCTCTACATCTTCCGTGTGCTGTGTTCAGCCTGCTGTGAATCCGAGAAGAGGGAGCACACCAACCAACACCCCGAGCACAACCCCCTGCTCCTTCAACTCAAAGAGTCGCTCCAAGAACAACTGGTCCTCGGGACCGCCCCGGGGTTGTCCCAGGAGAAGCCCAGGTACCTCCCCTCCCACCCCACCACCATCTCCTTGGAGATGGACTCCACCCTCGAATACACGTCCAAAAAAAGCCCAGAGGATGAGGAACATGCCAAACCAAAACTAGCCAAGCTGGGAAAAAGCAAGAAGTCTTggctttaa
- the LOC121308783 gene encoding CUE domain-containing protein 1-like isoform X2: MTSLFRRSSSRGGSAGNSDGAPGSGSSSSAVPPQDLNNSRPSAQQVRRLEFNQAMEDFKIMFPSVDSDVIECVLRANSGAVEATINQLLQMNIDGYDDSDDSDDSIPPEILERTLEPDSSDEEPPPIYSPPAYDMHIYDRKYPEAPPILPPRFDAQPPAGPWPARRYRNWNPPLLGSLPDDFLRILPQQRGSVQNSQSSQPQVPGAGSRVTAAAVGGGAQASQGVATEQERKLKQYLDDERIALFLQNEEFMRELQRNREFLLALEKDRLKYESKKSKSSHTSASLENSTAGDHSAPGPVETPSTVCDDALFRDKLKHMGKSTRKKLFEIARTFSEKTKMRKPKRKALLKHQALGTASSTANLLDDVEGNSCDDDVQGRRVPAHEEEEEEEEGRREPPS, translated from the exons ATGACCAGCCTGTTCCGGCGGAGCAGCTCGAGAGGAGGGTCGGCGGGGAACAGCGACGGCGCTCCCGGCAGCGGCTCCTCTTCCTCTGCCGTGCCGCCGCAGGATCTCAACAACAGCCGTCCCTCCGCCCAGCAGGTCCGCCGGCTGGAGTTCAACCAGGCCATGGAGGACTTCAAGATCATGTTCCCCAGCGTGGACTCGGACGTGATCGAGTGCGTGCTGAGGGCCAACAGCGGGGCCGTGGAGGCAACCATCAACCAGCTGCTGCAGATGAACATCGATGGCTACGACGACAGCGACGACTCAGACGACAGCATCCCGCCAGAG ATTCTGGAGCGCACGCTGGAGCCGGACAGCTCAGACGAGGAGCCTCCTCCCATCTACTCCCCCCCAGCCTACGACATGCACATCTACGACAGGAAGTACCCTGAGGCCCCGCCCATACTGCCTCCCAG GTTTGACGCCCAGCCCCCAGCAGGGCCCTGGCCAGCCCGCCGCTACAGGAACTGGAACCCCCCCTTACTGGGCAGCCTGCCAGACGACTTCCTGAGGATCCTGCCCCAGCAGAGGGGCAGTGTGCAG AACTCTCAGAGCAGCCAGCCCCAGGTCCCGGGAGCGGGGTCCAgagtgacagcagcagcagtggggGGCGGGGCTCAGGCATCGCAGGGCGTGGCCACTGAGCAGGAGCGCAAGCTGAAACAGTACCTGGATGACGAGAGGATCGCGCTGTTCCTGCAGAACGAGGAGTTTATGAGAGAGCTGCAGCGCAACAGGGAGTTCCTCCTCGCCCTGGAGAAAG atcggCTGAAGTACGAATCAAAGAAATCCAAGTCCAGCCATACCTCGGCCAGCCTGGAGAATTCTACAGCAG GTGATCACAGTGCCCCGGGGCCAGTCGAGACCCCCAGTACCGTGTGTGACGATGCCTTGTTCAGGGATAAGCTCAAGCACATGGGCAAAT ctacaaggaagaaactgtttgaaataGCGAGAACTTTCTCGGAGAAGACGAAGATGAGAAAGCCCAAGAGGAAAGCATTGCTGAAGCATCAGGC TCTGGGGACCGCGTCCTCTACAGCGAACCTGCTGGATGACGTGGAAGGAAACTCCTGCG ATGATGATGTGCAGGGCAGGAGAGTGCCGGCTcacgaagaggaggaggaggaggaggaggggcgcAGGGAGCCTCCGTCATG A
- the LOC121308783 gene encoding CUE domain-containing protein 1-like isoform X1: MTSLFRRSSSRGGSAGNSDGAPGSGSSSSAVPPQDLNNSRPSAQQVRRLEFNQAMEDFKIMFPSVDSDVIECVLRANSGAVEATINQLLQMNIDGYDDSDDSDDSIPPEILERTLEPDSSDEEPPPIYSPPAYDMHIYDRKYPEAPPILPPRYGQEEAEHAVAVTSYSYMFDAQPPAGPWPARRYRNWNPPLLGSLPDDFLRILPQQRGSVQNSQSSQPQVPGAGSRVTAAAVGGGAQASQGVATEQERKLKQYLDDERIALFLQNEEFMRELQRNREFLLALEKDRLKYESKKSKSSHTSASLENSTAGDHSAPGPVETPSTVCDDALFRDKLKHMGKSTRKKLFEIARTFSEKTKMRKPKRKALLKHQALGTASSTANLLDDVEGNSCDDDVQGRRVPAHEEEEEEEEGRREPPS, encoded by the exons ATGACCAGCCTGTTCCGGCGGAGCAGCTCGAGAGGAGGGTCGGCGGGGAACAGCGACGGCGCTCCCGGCAGCGGCTCCTCTTCCTCTGCCGTGCCGCCGCAGGATCTCAACAACAGCCGTCCCTCCGCCCAGCAGGTCCGCCGGCTGGAGTTCAACCAGGCCATGGAGGACTTCAAGATCATGTTCCCCAGCGTGGACTCGGACGTGATCGAGTGCGTGCTGAGGGCCAACAGCGGGGCCGTGGAGGCAACCATCAACCAGCTGCTGCAGATGAACATCGATGGCTACGACGACAGCGACGACTCAGACGACAGCATCCCGCCAGAG ATTCTGGAGCGCACGCTGGAGCCGGACAGCTCAGACGAGGAGCCTCCTCCCATCTACTCCCCCCCAGCCTACGACATGCACATCTACGACAGGAAGTACCCTGAGGCCCCGCCCATACTGCCTCCCAGGTACGGGCAGGAAGAGGCGGAGCATGCCGTGGCAGTCACTAGCTACAGTTACAT GTTTGACGCCCAGCCCCCAGCAGGGCCCTGGCCAGCCCGCCGCTACAGGAACTGGAACCCCCCCTTACTGGGCAGCCTGCCAGACGACTTCCTGAGGATCCTGCCCCAGCAGAGGGGCAGTGTGCAG AACTCTCAGAGCAGCCAGCCCCAGGTCCCGGGAGCGGGGTCCAgagtgacagcagcagcagtggggGGCGGGGCTCAGGCATCGCAGGGCGTGGCCACTGAGCAGGAGCGCAAGCTGAAACAGTACCTGGATGACGAGAGGATCGCGCTGTTCCTGCAGAACGAGGAGTTTATGAGAGAGCTGCAGCGCAACAGGGAGTTCCTCCTCGCCCTGGAGAAAG atcggCTGAAGTACGAATCAAAGAAATCCAAGTCCAGCCATACCTCGGCCAGCCTGGAGAATTCTACAGCAG GTGATCACAGTGCCCCGGGGCCAGTCGAGACCCCCAGTACCGTGTGTGACGATGCCTTGTTCAGGGATAAGCTCAAGCACATGGGCAAAT ctacaaggaagaaactgtttgaaataGCGAGAACTTTCTCGGAGAAGACGAAGATGAGAAAGCCCAAGAGGAAAGCATTGCTGAAGCATCAGGC TCTGGGGACCGCGTCCTCTACAGCGAACCTGCTGGATGACGTGGAAGGAAACTCCTGCG ATGATGATGTGCAGGGCAGGAGAGTGCCGGCTcacgaagaggaggaggaggaggaggaggggcgcAGGGAGCCTCCGTCATG A
- the LOC121308787 gene encoding vascular endothelial zinc finger 1-like isoform X2, protein MEPSWSTFLFQANEALHHQHQVAQNSLLPLLNSVSDQPDQKPSLPIPLEQKPPSSSSEHLKDNVGPGGGGGQVAGTIKKEHKTKTPFICGYCNKAFRDSYHLRRHESCHTGVKMVSRPKKTAQTAPTMVPLISSPIPRENSSTPSYVSTIAGLLTTATTSVSTGSSIMSPGIMGNVQHPPPGAATTAPPKKPAKPVKKNHGCDMCGKAFRDVYHLNRHKLSHSDEKPFECPICQQRFKRKDRMTYHVRSHEGGINKPYICSVCGKGFSRPDHLSCHVKHVHSTERPFKCQVTACTAAFATKDRLRSHMIRHEGKMTCNICGKMLSVAYFTSHLKTHGQSNFNTSCNKDSSDVCNSASATPVTASAPITTGMSRCSMSNPVTIAAQMNISTSTVNIASPVNLPHPVTIATAPMNIAHPVAISTPMSLSSAMNITGPLNIAMRPMESMPFLSQVLPSSPPW, encoded by the exons ATGGAGCCGAGCTGGAGTACCTTCTTATTTCAG GCGAACGAAGCCTTGCATCACCAGCACCAGGTGGCTCAGAACAGCCTCCTCCCGCTGTTGAACTCTGTGTCCGATCAGCCTGACCAGAAGCCCAGCCTGCCCATCCCCCTGGAGCAGAAGCCCCCCTCGAGCTCCTCCGAGCACCTCAAAGACAATGTGGGGCCCGGAGGAGGAGGGGGGCAGGTCGCGGGCACCATCAAGAAGGAGCACAAAACCAAAACGCCCTTCATCTGCGGCTACTGCAACAAGGCCTTTAGGGACAGCTACCACCTGCGCAGGCATGAGTCGTGCCACACGGGAGTCAAGATGGTGTCGCGGCCGAAGAAGACGGCCCAGACTGCTCCCACCATGGTGCCCCTCATCTCCTCCCCGATCCCCCGGGAGAACAGCAGCACCCCATCCTACGTGTCGACCATTGCGGGCCTCCTCACCACTGCCACCACCTCGGTGTCCACGGGCTCTAGCATCATGTCTCCCGGCATCATGGGCAACGTGCAGCACCCTCCGCCTGGCGCCGCCACCACTGCTCCACCGAAGAAGCCCGCCAAGCCGGTGAAGAAGAACCACGGCTGTGACATGTGCGGCAAGGCCTTCCGCGACGTCTACCACCTTAACAGGCACAAGCTGTCCCACTCTGACGAGAAGCCCTTCGAGTGCCCCATCTGCCAGCAGCGCTTCAAGAGGAAGGACCGCATGACCTACCACGTGAGGTCCCACGAGGGCGGCATCAACAAGCCCTACATCTGCTCGGTCTGTGGGAAAGGCTTCTCCAG GCCTGATCATTTGAGCTGTCATGTGAAGCACGTCCATTCCACAGAAAGACCCTTCAAATGCCAAGTCACG gctTGTACAGCAGCTTTCGCTACCAAAGACAGACTTCGCTCTCACATGATTCGCCATGAAGGGAAAATGACCTGTAATATCTGTGGGAAGATGCTGAGCGTAGCCTACTTCACCAGCCATTTGAAAACACACGGTCAAAGCAACTTCAACACATCCTGTAACAAAG ACTCTAGTGACGTTTGCAACTCTGCTTCCGCGACTCCGGTCACTGCATCGGCCCCGATCACCACCGGCATGAGCCGCTGCAGCATGAGCAACCCCGTCACCATCGCGGCTCAAATGAACATTAGCACCAGCACGGTGAACATCGCCTCTCCGGTCAACCTGCCGCACCCGGTGACCATCGCCACCGCGCCCATGAACATCGCGCACCCCGTCGCCATCTCCACCCCCATGTCTCTGTCCAGCGCCATGAATATAACCGGCCCGTTAAATATAGCGATGCGACCCATGGAAAGCATGCCTTTTCTTTCCCAGGTGCTGCCTTCCTCCCCTCCCTGGTAG